A stretch of Gymnodinialimonas phycosphaerae DNA encodes these proteins:
- a CDS encoding polysaccharide deacetylase family protein, which translates to MSDLHRRTVIFGAVAGLATPFVAQSALAQGMPRSFAGRGPITRGEAATITRIPTAQPLVAMTFDDGPHPNLTPQLLDMLRARGIRATFYVIGRNAARFPQILQRMVAEGHEIGNHTWSHPSLHGHSDASVLSQVDRTNRAVYDAVGRPPVTMRPPYGNLYDRQRLMLFETRGMPTVLWSVDPLDWQRPGSAVVSQRIIGSSHSGAVILAHDIHRATVRAMPSALDGVTGRGFRFATMSELIGWPRWDRRRLRLVEATS; encoded by the coding sequence ATGTCAGACCTCCATCGCAGAACCGTGATTTTCGGAGCGGTCGCTGGCCTCGCCACGCCCTTCGTCGCGCAGTCTGCCCTGGCGCAGGGTATGCCGCGAAGTTTTGCCGGGCGCGGGCCGATTACCCGCGGCGAGGCGGCTACGATCACCCGCATTCCGACAGCGCAGCCCCTTGTTGCGATGACCTTCGACGATGGACCGCACCCTAATCTGACGCCGCAACTGCTTGACATGCTGCGCGCGCGTGGGATCAGGGCGACGTTCTACGTCATTGGTCGCAATGCTGCCCGCTTTCCGCAGATCCTCCAGCGCATGGTGGCCGAGGGGCATGAAATCGGCAATCACACATGGTCACACCCCAGCCTTCACGGCCATTCCGATGCCTCGGTCCTCAGCCAGGTCGACCGCACCAACCGTGCTGTGTATGACGCCGTCGGTCGCCCGCCGGTGACCATGCGCCCGCCCTATGGAAACCTCTATGACCGTCAACGGCTTATGCTGTTCGAGACCCGTGGCATGCCGACAGTCCTGTGGTCCGTGGATCCGCTGGATTGGCAACGCCCAGGGTCGGCGGTCGTGTCGCAGCGCATTATCGGCAGCAGCCATTCCGGTGCCGTGATCCTGGCCCACGACATCCATCGTGCGACCGTACGGGCCATGCCCTCGGCGCTGGACGGCGTCACGGGGCGTGGCTTCCGCTTCGCCACCATGTCGGAACTGATCGGCTGGCCCCGTTGGGACCGCCGCCGCCTGCGCTTGGTCGAAGCAACATCTTGA
- the lon gene encoding endopeptidase La, giving the protein MSDQTIYPVLPLRDIVVFPHMVVPLFVGREKSVRALEEVMQDDKQILLSSQRDPAEDDPGTDGIYQNGVLANVLQLLKLPDGTVKVLVEGRRRVRIEEFTSTDPFFEAIATELAEAAGDLEAITALTRSVAEEFEKYAKVKKNVPEEALTSVSEAHDPAKLADLVSGHLGIEVEQKQELLETLEVAARLEKVYGLMQGEMSVLQVEKKIKTRVKSQMERTQREYYLNEQMKAIQRELGDGEEGEGEVAELSERIANTKLSKEAREKADAELKKLKNMSPMSAEATVVRNYLDWMLSIPWGVKSRVKKDLGRAEKVLDDDHYGLEKVKERIVEYLAVQQRSKKLKGPIMCLVGPPGVGKTSLGKSVAKATGREFIRISLGGVRDESEIRGHRRTYIGSMPGKIIQALKKAKTTNPLILLDEIDKMGQDFRGDPASAMLEVLDPEQNSTFVDHYLEVEYDLSNVMFLTTANSYNMPGPLLDRMEIIPLAGYTEDEKAEIANRHLIAKQVKNHGLKANEFKLEPEALQEMIRTYTREAGVRNLEREIGKLCRKAVTKIVRKEVEEVVITPENLGEFLGVKKYRYGLAEDADAIGVVTGLAYTSVGGDLLHIEALNLPGKGRMKTTGKLGDVMKESIDAAASYVRSIAPEIGVKPPKFDRMDIHVHVPDGATPKDGPSAGLAMVTSIVSVLTGIPVKRDIAMTGEVSLRGNAMPIGGLKEKLLAALRGGITTVLIPKENEKDLVEIPDNVKEGLTIIPVTHVSEVLSHALTRAPEPIEWDEAAEEAAAAAAAIARGGEGATTH; this is encoded by the coding sequence ATGTCTGACCAAACGATCTACCCCGTCCTGCCTCTGCGCGACATCGTCGTGTTCCCGCACATGGTCGTGCCGCTTTTCGTGGGCCGCGAAAAATCCGTGCGCGCGTTGGAAGAAGTGATGCAGGACGACAAGCAAATCCTGCTGTCGTCGCAGCGCGATCCGGCTGAAGATGATCCCGGCACCGACGGGATCTACCAAAACGGCGTGCTGGCCAATGTGCTGCAGCTGCTGAAATTGCCAGACGGCACCGTGAAGGTGCTTGTCGAAGGCCGCCGGCGTGTGCGGATTGAGGAATTCACTTCCACCGACCCGTTCTTCGAAGCCATCGCCACCGAGTTGGCCGAAGCTGCGGGCGATCTGGAAGCGATCACCGCGCTCACAAGGTCCGTCGCGGAAGAGTTCGAAAAATACGCCAAGGTGAAGAAAAACGTCCCCGAAGAGGCGCTGACCTCCGTGTCGGAGGCCCATGATCCGGCGAAGCTCGCCGATCTGGTATCGGGCCACCTGGGGATTGAGGTGGAGCAGAAGCAGGAGCTTCTGGAAACGCTCGAAGTCGCCGCGCGGCTGGAGAAGGTCTATGGCCTGATGCAGGGCGAAATGTCCGTTCTACAGGTCGAAAAGAAGATCAAGACCCGCGTTAAATCCCAGATGGAGCGGACCCAGCGCGAGTATTACCTGAACGAGCAAATGAAAGCGATCCAGCGCGAGTTGGGCGATGGCGAAGAGGGCGAAGGCGAAGTGGCCGAGCTGTCCGAGCGGATCGCCAACACCAAGCTGTCGAAAGAGGCGCGTGAAAAGGCGGACGCAGAGCTGAAGAAGCTCAAGAACATGTCCCCGATGAGCGCCGAGGCGACGGTTGTGCGCAACTACCTCGACTGGATGCTGTCGATCCCGTGGGGCGTGAAGTCGCGCGTGAAGAAGGACTTGGGCCGGGCCGAGAAGGTGCTGGATGACGATCACTATGGCCTGGAAAAGGTCAAGGAACGGATCGTCGAATACCTGGCGGTGCAGCAGCGGTCGAAAAAGCTGAAGGGGCCGATCATGTGCCTCGTCGGCCCTCCCGGCGTGGGTAAGACCTCACTTGGCAAGTCTGTGGCGAAGGCAACGGGGCGCGAGTTCATCCGGATCTCCCTTGGGGGTGTCCGCGATGAGTCCGAGATCCGCGGTCACCGCCGGACATACATCGGCTCCATGCCCGGCAAGATCATCCAGGCGCTGAAGAAGGCGAAAACGACGAATCCGCTGATCTTGCTCGATGAAATCGACAAGATGGGGCAGGACTTCCGGGGCGACCCGGCGTCGGCAATGCTTGAGGTGCTGGACCCGGAACAAAACTCCACCTTCGTGGATCACTATCTTGAGGTCGAATATGACCTGTCGAACGTGATGTTCCTGACCACGGCGAACTCCTACAACATGCCGGGCCCGCTTCTGGACCGGATGGAGATCATTCCGCTGGCGGGCTACACCGAGGATGAGAAGGCCGAGATTGCCAACCGTCACCTAATCGCCAAGCAGGTCAAGAACCATGGCTTGAAGGCGAACGAATTCAAGCTGGAGCCCGAGGCCCTGCAAGAGATGATCCGCACCTACACCCGTGAGGCGGGTGTGCGGAACCTTGAGCGTGAGATCGGAAAACTCTGCCGCAAGGCCGTGACCAAGATTGTGCGCAAAGAGGTTGAAGAAGTCGTCATAACCCCCGAAAATCTTGGGGAATTCCTGGGCGTGAAGAAGTACCGCTACGGCTTGGCCGAGGATGCGGATGCCATCGGTGTTGTCACCGGTCTCGCCTACACGTCCGTGGGCGGCGACCTTCTGCATATCGAGGCGTTGAACCTGCCCGGCAAAGGGCGGATGAAGACGACCGGTAAGCTTGGTGATGTGATGAAGGAATCCATCGACGCGGCGGCCAGCTACGTCCGCTCCATCGCGCCCGAGATCGGGGTGAAGCCGCCCAAGTTCGACCGCATGGACATCCACGTCCACGTGCCGGACGGCGCGACGCCCAAGGATGGGCCAAGCGCGGGTCTGGCGATGGTGACCTCCATCGTGTCGGTGCTGACGGGCATTCCGGTGAAGCGTGACATCGCCATGACGGGTGAAGTGTCGCTGCGTGGCAATGCCATGCCCATCGGCGGCCTGAAGGAAAAGCTGCTGGCGGCGCTGCGGGGCGGGATCACCACAGTTCTCATTCCGAAAGAGAATGAGAAGGACTTGGTCGAGATTCCCGACAACGTTAAGGAGGGGCTGACCATCATCCCCGTCACCCACGTGTCCGAAGTCTTGTCCCATGCGCTGACCCGCGCCCCCGAACCGATCGAGTGGGATGAAGCGGCGGAAGAGGCAGCCGCCGCCGCTGCTGCCATCGCGCGGGGGGGCGAGGGTGCGACCACCCATTGA
- the tgt gene encoding tRNA guanosine(34) transglycosylase Tgt, with protein MTQRFSFTLNATSGRARTGVIQTPRGDIRTPAFMPVGTAATVKAMMPESVAATGADILLGNTYHLMLRPTAERIARLGGLHTFMNWDKPILTDSGGFQVMSLADLRKLTEEGVTFRSHIDGSKHLLSPERSMEIQKLLGSDIVMCFDECPALPADRKALEDSMRLSMRWAARSKEAFGDRPGYALFGIQQGGLEQDLREESARALREIEFDGYAVGGLAVGEGQEAMFACLDFAPDQLPVDKPRYLMGVGKPDDIVGAVKRGIDMMDCVLPSRSGRTGQAWTRRGQVNIKNARHADDPRPLDEHCSCPACTNYSRAYLHHVFRAQEMISGMLLTWHNLHYYQELMQGMRDAIAADDFAGFEARFHADRAQGDIEPKG; from the coding sequence ATGACACAGCGTTTTTCCTTCACCCTCAACGCCACCTCGGGCCGCGCCCGCACCGGCGTGATCCAAACCCCGCGCGGCGACATCCGCACGCCTGCCTTCATGCCCGTGGGCACGGCGGCGACGGTAAAGGCGATGATGCCCGAAAGCGTCGCGGCCACCGGCGCGGATATCCTGCTTGGCAACACCTATCACCTGATGCTGCGCCCCACGGCAGAGCGGATCGCGCGCCTAGGTGGGCTGCACACCTTCATGAACTGGGACAAGCCGATCCTGACGGATTCGGGCGGGTTTCAGGTGATGAGCCTCGCCGATTTGCGCAAACTGACCGAAGAGGGGGTCACCTTCCGCAGCCATATCGATGGGTCCAAACATCTTCTCAGCCCCGAACGCTCGATGGAAATTCAGAAGCTATTGGGCAGTGATATCGTGATGTGTTTCGACGAATGCCCCGCACTGCCCGCTGACCGAAAGGCGCTTGAAGACAGCATGCGGTTGAGTATGCGGTGGGCTGCGCGGTCCAAGGAAGCGTTCGGTGATCGTCCCGGCTATGCGCTGTTTGGCATCCAGCAGGGCGGGTTGGAACAGGACCTGCGTGAGGAATCGGCCCGCGCCCTGCGCGAGATCGAGTTCGATGGCTATGCCGTCGGCGGCTTGGCCGTGGGCGAGGGGCAGGAGGCGATGTTTGCCTGCCTCGATTTCGCGCCGGATCAACTGCCCGTCGACAAGCCCCGTTACCTGATGGGCGTGGGCAAGCCCGACGATATCGTCGGTGCCGTGAAGCGGGGCATCGACATGATGGACTGCGTGCTGCCGTCCCGCTCGGGTCGGACCGGGCAGGCCTGGACGCGGCGCGGACAGGTCAACATCAAGAACGCGCGCCACGCTGATGATCCGCGCCCCTTGGATGAACATTGCAGCTGCCCGGCGTGCACGAACTATTCGCGCGCGTATCTGCACCACGTCTTCCGCGCGCAAGAGATGATTTCCGGGATGCTGCTGACCTGGCACAACCTGCATTATTATCAGGAGTTGATGCAGGGGATGCGCGACGCGATCGCGGCCGATGACTTCGCCGGGTTCGAGGCGCGGTTCCATGCCGACCGTGCACAGGGCGATATCGAGCCGAAAGGATGA
- a CDS encoding LysR family transcriptional regulator has protein sequence MWDDLALFSAVARQGSLTAAAAQTGSSAATLSRRMKALEAAMDRPLFLHGRDGYALTPAGRELLSRTERMEAAAADIEVWRSQRPGKRAVRISAGTWTSKLLARGFQDIWQPTFDWVPEFLSGELFQDIARRQIDIGIRNRRPDQPWLAGRRTGTVEFAVYGLDASVTGWIGASGDRSGTPTARWLEANHADQIATRANDAVLAVAMAKAGIGRVILPTFMAPMIAPLMQLDDPIHELTHEQWLVCHHEGRHDPPVRHALTALAQFLSAR, from the coding sequence ATGTGGGATGATCTGGCACTGTTCTCGGCCGTGGCGCGCCAGGGCAGCCTGACGGCAGCGGCAGCGCAGACGGGAAGCAGTGCGGCGACGCTGTCACGCCGAATGAAGGCGTTGGAGGCCGCGATGGATCGCCCGCTGTTCCTGCATGGGCGCGACGGGTATGCGCTGACACCCGCAGGCCGCGAGTTGTTGAGCCGAACGGAACGGATGGAGGCCGCCGCCGCCGACATAGAGGTCTGGCGCAGCCAGCGCCCGGGGAAGCGGGCGGTTCGCATTTCGGCCGGGACATGGACGTCAAAGCTGTTGGCGCGTGGGTTTCAAGACATTTGGCAGCCAACCTTTGATTGGGTGCCCGAGTTCCTGTCAGGGGAGTTGTTCCAGGACATCGCGCGGCGGCAGATCGACATCGGCATCCGCAATCGCCGCCCGGATCAGCCCTGGCTGGCGGGGCGGCGCACCGGCACGGTAGAATTCGCCGTCTACGGGCTGGATGCCAGCGTCACAGGTTGGATCGGGGCCAGTGGTGACCGTTCGGGCACGCCCACCGCGCGCTGGCTGGAGGCCAATCACGCCGACCAGATCGCCACCCGCGCCAATGACGCCGTCCTTGCCGTGGCCATGGCCAAGGCGGGCATCGGACGCGTGATCCTGCCGACCTTCATGGCGCCGATGATCGCGCCGCTGATGCAATTGGACGACCCGATCCATGAGTTGACCCATGAACAATGGCTGGTCTGCCACCACGAGGGGCGCCATGATCCGCCGGTGCGCCATGCGCTGACAGCCTTGGCGCAGTTCCTTTCGGCGCGTTAA
- a CDS encoding class I SAM-dependent methyltransferase: protein MKNWDEMAAPWLRAETRMEAAHGPVLDALLERAALAPGARVLDIGIGSGLSTLRAAEAVGQGGAVLGVDISPPFVARAAERLPQNAQAMIVDAEAADWDETDFGQAISLFGTMFFTDTAAAFANIRQAMAPGGQFTFVAWAPPASNPWLSISGQAVTEVLGPADPRADPNAPGPFRFALPEVALTALDAAGWQAEVETLPLTLTPNGTAEEIAATQMELGVAASRIAGEGPDAEELEAIADAIASRFRQMQTKAGAVKVPARVHFFTAVA from the coding sequence ATGAAGAACTGGGACGAAATGGCCGCGCCATGGCTGCGCGCCGAGACCCGGATGGAGGCCGCCCATGGTCCTGTCCTGGACGCTTTGCTGGAGCGCGCGGCGCTGGCACCGGGGGCGCGGGTGCTCGACATCGGCATCGGAAGTGGACTCAGCACTCTGCGCGCGGCCGAGGCCGTGGGGCAGGGCGGTGCGGTTCTGGGCGTCGATATCTCGCCGCCTTTCGTGGCCCGCGCGGCCGAGCGGTTGCCGCAAAACGCCCAAGCCATGATCGTGGATGCCGAGGCAGCCGATTGGGACGAGACGGACTTCGGTCAGGCGATATCGCTATTCGGCACGATGTTCTTCACTGATACCGCCGCGGCCTTCGCCAACATCCGCCAGGCCATGGCGCCGGGCGGGCAGTTCACCTTCGTCGCCTGGGCACCACCTGCCTCCAACCCGTGGCTCAGCATCAGCGGCCAAGCGGTGACCGAGGTGCTGGGTCCCGCAGACCCACGCGCTGATCCCAACGCACCGGGGCCATTCCGCTTTGCGCTGCCCGAAGTCGCCCTGACGGCCCTTGATGCGGCGGGCTGGCAGGCAGAGGTCGAAACCTTGCCCCTGACCCTCACCCCCAACGGCACAGCGGAAGAGATCGCGGCCACCCAGATGGAGCTTGGCGTCGCGGCCAGCCGCATCGCGGGCGAAGGCCCTGATGCCGAGGAACTGGAGGCCATCGCAGACGCCATCGCCTCGCGCTTCCGGCAAATGCAGACCAAGGCGGGCGCCGTGAAAGTGCCTGCGCGGGTGCATTTCTTCACCGCTGTGGCTTAA
- a CDS encoding SUF system Fe-S cluster assembly protein, with protein MTEQTPQMEGAPLIAPSSTEHPLYDNVVEACRSVFDPEIPVNIYDLGLIYTIDIGAENEVSIIMTLTAPGCPVAGEMPGWVADAVEPLDGVKQVDVQLTWEPPWGMDMMSDEARLELGFM; from the coding sequence ATGACCGAGCAGACACCCCAGATGGAAGGCGCGCCGTTGATCGCGCCCTCAAGCACCGAGCACCCGCTTTACGACAATGTGGTGGAGGCCTGCCGTTCGGTGTTCGACCCGGAAATCCCGGTGAACATCTACGATCTTGGCCTGATCTACACGATCGACATCGGGGCCGAAAATGAGGTTTCGATCATCATGACGCTGACCGCGCCGGGCTGTCCCGTGGCCGGTGAGATGCCCGGCTGGGTCGCCGACGCGGTCGAGCCGCTGGACGGCGTGAAGCAGGTGGATGTGCAACTGACTTGGGAGCCGCCCTGGGGCATGGACATGATGTCCGACGAGGCGCGGCTTGAACTGGGCTTCATGTAA
- a CDS encoding DUF3307 domain-containing protein, which produces MAAYTFAALFLAHVIADYVLQTTWMVVNKKRPIAMAAHIGLVLGTMCATTLTLNPWFLALALLHLWIDIIKTYAMPEGLSAYVADQVLHIASITGIALLAPQIWPMSPLAEVEALPLYYMIVGGVLFAARGGQYAVAMLMGARGPGSSHGVVLGWAERAALCVVLIGGWPIWVAAVIALKGIYMGLSFVGRDEGARRRLFLGSGISLAWGLAVAVPLALVMPMMH; this is translated from the coding sequence ATGGCAGCCTATACCTTTGCCGCATTGTTTCTGGCCCATGTGATCGCGGATTACGTGTTGCAGACCACCTGGATGGTCGTGAACAAGAAGCGCCCAATCGCCATGGCCGCCCATATCGGATTGGTGCTTGGGACGATGTGCGCCACGACGCTGACCCTGAACCCGTGGTTCCTGGCCTTGGCGTTGCTGCATCTGTGGATCGATATCATCAAGACCTACGCCATGCCCGAAGGCCTCAGCGCTTATGTGGCCGATCAGGTGCTTCATATCGCCTCGATCACCGGCATTGCGCTTCTGGCGCCACAGATCTGGCCGATGAGCCCGCTGGCCGAGGTCGAGGCCCTGCCGCTTTACTACATGATCGTCGGCGGCGTGCTTTTTGCCGCGCGCGGCGGGCAATATGCGGTGGCGATGTTGATGGGCGCGCGCGGCCCCGGCTCGAGCCACGGGGTGGTTCTGGGATGGGCGGAGCGCGCGGCACTTTGTGTGGTGTTGATCGGCGGCTGGCCCATCTGGGTGGCGGCAGTGATTGCGCTGAAGGGAATCTACATGGGGCTAAGCTTCGTGGGCCGCGACGAGGGTGCGCGCAGACGGTTGTTCTTGGGCTCGGGCATCAGCCTTGCCTGGGGCCTGGCGGTGGCCGTGCCTCTGGCGCTGGTCATGCCAATGATGCATTGA
- a CDS encoding HesB/IscA family protein encodes MFGIPGKQAVTMTDKAAKQIAKLMAQGGTQGLRIGIKKGGCAGMEYTMEYVSEIDPHDEVVEQDGARVMIAPMAQMFLFGTEIDYEVSLLESSFQFRNPNVTDACGCGESIKFKDADELTAEQNAE; translated from the coding sequence ATGTTCGGGATCCCCGGAAAACAAGCCGTCACCATGACGGACAAAGCCGCCAAACAGATCGCCAAACTGATGGCACAGGGCGGCACACAAGGTCTGCGCATCGGCATCAAGAAAGGCGGCTGCGCGGGCATGGAATACACCATGGAATATGTGTCCGAGATCGACCCGCATGACGAAGTGGTGGAGCAGGACGGCGCGCGCGTGATGATCGCGCCGATGGCACAGATGTTCCTGTTCGGCACCGAAATCGACTATGAGGTGTCGCTGCTGGAATCCTCGTTCCAGTTCCGCAATCCCAACGTCACCGACGCCTGCGGCTGCGGCGAGTCGATCAAGTTCAAGGACGCCGATGAACTGACCGCCGAGCAGAACGCGGAGTGA
- a CDS encoding TfoX/Sxy family protein, producing MSVSDEEIAHALELFDGLGGLTTRKMMGGLCIYHDGTIFALLMSDGQLFLKGRGAFCDVLDAEGCTRWTYEREGAKRKPTAMPYWTMPEAAMDDPDEAVAWARRALEHL from the coding sequence GTGAGCGTTTCCGACGAGGAGATCGCCCACGCGCTGGAGCTTTTTGACGGTCTTGGCGGCCTGACGACCCGCAAGATGATGGGCGGCCTTTGCATCTATCACGATGGCACGATTTTCGCGCTCTTGATGTCGGACGGACAATTGTTCCTGAAAGGCCGGGGTGCGTTCTGTGACGTGCTCGACGCGGAAGGCTGCACCCGCTGGACCTACGAGCGGGAGGGAGCGAAGCGCAAGCCCACCGCGATGCCCTACTGGACGATGCCCGAGGCGGCCATGGACGACCCGGACGAGGCCGTGGCTTGGGCCCGGCGCGCGTTGGAACATTTGTGA
- a CDS encoding isopenicillin N synthase family dioxygenase gives MIPHIDAQALAARTPEALAATKYGAEEVGFLTLHNTALTASAVSETIAAYRAFFKGDVANKEAVNMNVTGSNRGWGGAGSEQVDPAANPDYKEVFDCGVELPKDDPFARLPVYAPNQWPAAPEGFQHCIEGYFTQARAVSLKLLQGISAAIGADPTFFADKFAKPMALLRGNFYPERPSWAGAKDFGIAAHTDYGCLTLLATDGQPGLEVQLRDGTWVPVQADPGTFIINFGEMLEMWTAGQVRATPHRVIGGTVERISIPLFFNPAYDTNVAPAGAPPLSAGEHLSKRYAETYTHLQGAS, from the coding sequence ATGATCCCGCATATTGATGCCCAAGCCCTTGCGGCCCGTACGCCCGAGGCGCTTGCCGCCACGAAATACGGCGCGGAAGAGGTGGGGTTCCTGACCCTCCACAACACCGCGCTGACGGCTTCAGCCGTGTCCGAGACCATCGCCGCCTACCGCGCCTTCTTCAAAGGGGACGTCGCCAACAAGGAAGCGGTGAACATGAATGTCACCGGGTCCAACCGGGGCTGGGGTGGGGCAGGGTCCGAGCAGGTCGATCCGGCAGCCAACCCCGACTACAAGGAGGTCTTCGATTGCGGCGTCGAGCTGCCCAAGGACGACCCCTTCGCGCGCTTGCCCGTTTATGCGCCCAACCAATGGCCCGCCGCGCCCGAGGGCTTTCAGCACTGCATCGAGGGTTATTTCACCCAAGCCCGCGCGGTCTCACTAAAGCTGCTGCAAGGCATTTCGGCTGCCATCGGTGCCGATCCGACGTTTTTCGCCGACAAATTCGCCAAACCCATGGCGCTTCTGCGCGGCAATTTCTACCCGGAGCGCCCGTCCTGGGCCGGTGCCAAGGATTTCGGCATCGCCGCCCACACCGATTACGGCTGTCTGACGCTTCTGGCGACCGACGGTCAGCCGGGCCTGGAGGTGCAGTTGCGCGACGGCACATGGGTGCCGGTGCAGGCCGATCCCGGCACCTTCATCATCAACTTCGGCGAGATGCTGGAAATGTGGACAGCGGGCCAGGTGCGCGCCACGCCGCACCGGGTGATTGGCGGCACGGTCGAGCGGATCTCGATCCCGTTGTTCTTCAATCCGGCCTATGACACGAATGTCGCGCCTGCAGGCGCGCCGCCCCTCAGCGCTGGTGAGCACCTCTCAAAACGCTACGCCGAGACCTACACGCATCTGCAAGGCGCGAGCTAA
- the tpiA gene encoding triose-phosphate isomerase, protein MARKIAAGNWKMNGVEADLVQVDALAEAVAAASCDVLLCPPATLIAPMAARAGLMDLYVGGQSCHAAASGAHTGDISAGMLADAGATHVIVGHSERRADHGETNEDVAAQVTAAIDAGLIAIICVGETEAERDAEVTLNVVASQLAGSIPTGALPAHIVVAYEPVWAIGTGRTPTLEQIAEVHDHIRSELAARRGGAANDIPLLYGGSVKPGNAVEIFAVSNVDGALVGGASLKASDFGGIIAALSAA, encoded by the coding sequence ATGGCACGGAAAATAGCGGCAGGCAATTGGAAGATGAACGGGGTGGAAGCCGATCTGGTTCAGGTCGACGCCTTGGCAGAGGCCGTGGCGGCCGCGTCCTGCGATGTATTGCTGTGCCCGCCCGCCACGTTGATCGCGCCGATGGCGGCACGCGCGGGGCTGATGGACCTTTATGTCGGCGGGCAGAGCTGCCACGCGGCGGCCTCGGGTGCCCATACGGGCGATATCTCGGCGGGCATGCTGGCGGATGCGGGCGCGACCCATGTGATCGTCGGCCATTCCGAGCGGCGCGCGGACCATGGTGAGACCAACGAGGATGTCGCCGCCCAAGTCACCGCCGCCATCGACGCGGGCCTGATCGCGATCATCTGCGTCGGAGAAACTGAGGCCGAGCGTGACGCCGAGGTGACGCTGAACGTCGTCGCCAGCCAATTGGCGGGGTCCATCCCCACGGGCGCCCTGCCCGCGCATATCGTCGTGGCCTACGAACCGGTCTGGGCCATCGGCACGGGCCGAACGCCCACGCTGGAACAGATTGCAGAGGTCCATGATCATATCCGGTCTGAACTGGCGGCCCGGCGCGGCGGCGCGGCCAATGACATTCCGCTGCTCTACGGCGGCTCCGTCAAGCCAGGCAACGCGGTCGAGATCTTTGCGGTGTCCAATGTCGATGGGGCGCTGGTCGGCGGCGCGTCCCTGAAGGCCTCGGACTTCGGTGGCATCATCGCGGCATTGTCCGCCGCCTGA